The following proteins come from a genomic window of Triticum aestivum cultivar Chinese Spring chromosome 6A, IWGSC CS RefSeq v2.1, whole genome shotgun sequence:
- the LOC123131772 gene encoding DNA-directed RNA polymerase II subunit 4 translates to MSGMEEEENAAELKIGEEFLKAKCLMNCEVAIILEHKWEQLQHMSDGGADQVSQVFEKSQAYVKRFSRYKNPDAVRQVRETLSRYSLVEFELCTLGNLCPDTADEAKALVPSLVPGGRFDSDDRVDKMLNDLSLIKKFE, encoded by the exons ATGTCcggcatggaggaggaggagaacgccGCCGAGCTCAAGATCGGCGAAG AGTTTCTCAAGGCCAAGTGCCTGATGAACTGCGAGGTGGCGATAATCCTGGAGCACAAGTGGGAGCAGCTGCAGCACATGTCGGACGGCGGCGCCGACCAGGTCTCGCAGGTCTTCGAGAAGTCGCAGGCCTACGTCAAGCGCTTCAGCCGCTACAAGAACCCCGACGCCGTGCGCCAGGTCCGCGAGACGCTCTCCCGCTACAGCCTCGTCGAGTTCGAGCTCTGCACCCTGGGGAACCTCTGCCCCGACACCGCCGACGAGGCCAAGGCGCTCGTCCCCTCCCTCGTCCCCGGCGGCAGGTTCGACAGCGACGACCGCGTCGACAAGATGCTCAACGACCTCTCCCTCATCAAGAAGTTCGAGTAG
- the LOC123131769 gene encoding acylamino-acid-releasing enzyme 2, which yields MQASRSALKKENPLGMDVMSSEEYASQSKLLLEFTNVPSIESAWLFKTNNEDRSTAMFSISQPDLLANNKRKYILHSHIVTRGTMPLECHWSPFPIEMTGVSAVVPSRSGSKLLVVRNGEKGSRTTLQIVNQSHVEKEIHVGQAIHGPLYTDEWFQGISWNHEETSIAYIAEQPPQPKPAFDDAGYRKEGSSEEDCNSWRGQGDWEEDWGETYSRKGRPSLFVLDIDSGEVRAARGVTKPMSAGQVVWAPPSSSGHRKLLVFVGWLEHNGFQGTARKLGIKYCSNRPCSLYAIHSPFEEEPDADNASVGGSESVSASVATNLTPSISSALFPRFSKDGKLLVFLSSKRAVDSGAHNATDSLHRIDWPSDWKAEQQLSVTDVVPVVMCPQDGCFPGLYCSSMLSDPWFSDHRTMVLTSAWRSTEVILSIDVLSGEVTRISPEDSGYSWSALAINGNNVLSVSSSPIDPPQIRYGRRASTEDHGTRAWVWDEVTSPLTAASNKIKALLSHHKLSILRVPVPNPSDELSDGGRLPFEAIFVSCEDSSQKPTVLILHGGPHSTSVSSYSKSSAFLVSLGFNLLIANYRGTLGYGEEALQSLPGKVGSQDVQDCLAALDHVIKEGLVDASKVAVVGISHGGFLTTHLIGQAPERFAVAAARNPVCNLSLMIGTTDIPDWCYAVACGTQARRLASESPSPDHLQIFHQKSPIAHISKVKAPLLMLLGGADLRVPASNGLQYARALRERGGEVKTIMFPEDTHEIDIPRSDFESFLNMGVWFKKYLKLI from the exons ATGCAAGCCTCACGGTCTGCTTTGAAGAAAGAAAATCCGTTGGGAATGGATGTAATGTCATCTGAAGAATATGCTTCGCAGTCTAAGTTACTGCTAGAATTCACCAATGTCCCAAGCATTGAAAGTGCTTGGCTTTTCAAAACCAACAATG AAGACAGATCCACAGCGATGTTTTCCATTAGTCAGCCGGACCTGCTAGCGAACAACAAGAGGAAATATATTTTGCATTCTCATATTGTGACACGTGGAACCATGCCTCTCGAGTGTCATTGGTCTCCTTTCCCTATTGAAATGACCGGAGTGTCGGCTGTCGTTCCATCCCGTTCGGGGTCAAAGCTTCTCGTGGTGCGGAACGGGGAGAAAGGCTCACGTACGACACTTCAGATTGTTAACCAATCACATGTGGAGAAAGAGATACATGTTGGTCAGGCTATCCATGGTCCACTTTATACCGATGAGTG GTTTCAAGGGATTTCCTGGAACCATGAAGAGACCTCCATAGCGTACATCGCCGAACAGCCACCTCAACCAAAACCGGCTTTCGATGATGCCGGATACAGAAAAGAAGGCTCTTCTGAGGAAGACTGTAATAGTTGGAGAGGACAAGGGGATTGGGAAGAGGACTGGGGTGAAACTTACTCCAGAAAGGGGAGACCCTCGTTGTTTGTTCTTGATATTGATAG TGGAGAAGTACGTGCCGCTAGAGGAGTTACAAAACCAATGAGTGCTGGTCAAGTTGTTTGGGCTCCGCCGTCTTCAAGTGGCCATCGAAAGCTTTTGGTGTTCGTGGGATGGTTAGAACACAACGGATTTCAGGGCACCGCTAGAAAACTCGGCATCAAGTACTGTTCTAACAGGCCATGTTCTCTGTATGCAATTCATTCCCCTTTTGAAGAAGAACCAGATGCCGATAACGCGTCTGTTGG TGGTAGTGAGTCAGTATCTGCTTCAGTAGCAACCAACTTAACCCCAAGCATAAGCAGCGCTTTATTTCCACGGTTCAG CAAGGATGGAAAACTCCTGGTGTTTCTGTCTTCAAAACGTGCAGTTGATAGTGGAGCACATAATGCCACAGATTCGCTGCATCGAATCGACTGGCCTTCTGATTGGAAAGCAGAGCAACAACTCAGCGTGACCGATGTG GTTCCTGTTGTAATGTGCCCTCAAGATGGATGTTTTCCTGGTCTATACTGCTCATCCATGCTGTCTGATCCTTGGTTTTCTGATCATCGCACGATGGTATTAACATCTGCTTGGAGAAGTACTGAAGTGATACTGTCAATAGATGTGTTAAG TGGGGAAGTAACCAGAATAAGTCCAGAAGACTCAGGTTACTCATGGAGCGCCCTTGCAATAAATGGCAACAATGTCCTCTCTG TGTCGAGCAGTCCCATCGACCCTCCTCAAATCAGGTATGGCCGTCGAGCGTCAACAGAGGATCATGGTACACGCGCATGGGTCTGGGACGAAGTTACGAGCCCGTTGACAGCAGCCAGTAACAAG ATAAAGGCTTTGTTATCTCATCACAAGTTGAGCATACTCAGAGTCCCGGTCCCTAACCCCTCTGATGAACTCTCTGACG GTGGTCGGcttccatttgaggccatctttgTGTCCTGCGAGGATAGTTCACAGAAACCAACTGTTTTAATCCTTCATGGTGGCCCACACTCAACATCTGTATCAAGCTATTCGAAATCGTCGGCGTTTCTTGTGTCACTTGGGTTTAACCTGCTTATTGCAAATTATAG AGGTACCCTGGGTTACGGAGAGGAGGCTTTGCAATCACTCCCTGGGAAGGTTGGATCTCAG GATGTCCAAGATTGTCTTGCAGCACTAGACCACGTGATCAAGGAAGGGCTGGTGGATGCATCCAAAGTAGCAGTTGTCGGGATCTCGCACGGCGGCTTCTTGACAACCCATTTAATCGGCCAG GCTCCTGAGAGATTTGCTGTGGCGGCGGCTCGAAACCCGGTCTGTAACCTGTCACTGATGATTGGCACCACAGACATCCCAGATTGGTGCTACGCCGTGGCCTGCGGGACTCAAGCGAGGCGTCTCGCCTCTGAATCACCTTCACCTGACCACCTTCAAATCTTCCACCAGAAATCACCGATTGCCCATATTTCAAAA GTGAAAGCGCCTTTGCTTATGCTTCTTGGAGGAGCAGATCTCCGGGTACCCGCTTCCAATGGCCTACAG TATGCAAGGGctctgagagagagaggaggcgagGTCAAAACCATCATGTTCCCAGAGGATACGCACGAAATCGATAT ACCGCGGTCGGATTTTGAGAGCTTCCTCAACATGGGAGTCTGGTTCAAGAAATATCTGAAACTGATCTGA
- the LOC123131770 gene encoding uncharacterized protein: protein MDYERIEKPSFPTQGGGFSPKRLRAMLLGVERRRKDAGAGDDDGEPEQEEEYGAVPMASVRSDDDARRGGGMCEEYKDVDVVSTMSGSSSSLDTGSGQRSRDSHSMGSRFRVPEEDSCDSESVASNFEFHKERGASARSAPTAVVAPFSKPPPSKWDDAQKWIASPTTNRPGRAGGAFPRKMEKTGFGGGRLPATKVVLEAMEEIDTKRIDPSQEKREIGWQKAANWATPEPYPEVEPCTKSAPGAESTIIDSAVTLSCDSSTTLQSATACIPPPPTVRSVSMRDMGTEMTPIASQEPSRTGTPVRATSPDCSRPTTPRRTLGINAVGAAINRGECSNADLSEEELQMKTRREIMLLGTQLGKTSIAAWASKKEEEKDASLSLKTVSSDQSAQNATEVRAAAWEEAEKAKYLARFKREEIKIHAWEDHQKAKIEAEMRKIEVEVERMRARAQDKLMSKLASTRHTADEQRAAAESKRDRSAARTAEQAEHIRRTGRMPPSLGCWNWCS from the exons atgGACTACGAGCGCATCGAGAAACCGTCGTTCCCCACGCAG GGCGGGGGCTTCTCGCCGAAGCGGCTGCGCGCGATGCTGCTGGGCGTGGAGAGGCGCCGCAAGGACGCCGGCgccggggacgacgacggggagccggagcaggaggaggagtaCGGCGCGGTGCCCATGGCCTCCGTCAGATCCGACGACGACGCGCGCA GAGGAGGTGGCATGTGCGAAGAATACAAGGACGTGGACGTGGTGAGCACCATGTCAGGATCTTCGTCCTCGCTGGACACCGGGAGCGGGCAACGGTCGCGAGACTCCCACTCCATGGGCTCGAGGTTCAGGGTGCCCGAGGAGGACTCGTGCGACTCCGAGAGTGTGGCGTCCAACTTCGAGTTCCACAAGGAGCGAGGGGCCTCTGCTCGGTCTGCGCCCACGGCGGTGGTCGCGCCGTTCTCCAAGCCCCCGCCGTCGAAGTGGGATGATGCCCAGAAATGGATCGCCAGCCCGACGACGAACCGTCCCGGTAGGGCTGGTGGAGCTTTCCCAAGGAAGATGGAGAAAACTGGCTTTGGTGGAGGGAGGCTGCCGGCAACAAAGGTTgtgctggaggccatggaggaaaTAGACACCAAGAGGATCGATCCGAGCCAAGAGAAGAGGGAGATTGGGTGGCAGAAAGCGGCGAACTGGGCCACGCCGGAGCCCTATCCAGAAGTGGAGCCTTGCACAAAGTCTGCACCTGGTGCAGAAAGTACTATAATTGATTCAGCTG TTACTTTGAGCTGTGATTCATCTACCACGCTTCAGAGTGCCACTGCATGCATACCTCCCCCACCAACAGTCCGGTCAGTATCGATGAGGGATATGGGTACTGAAATGACCCCAATTGCAAGCCAAGAACCATCCCGGACAGGAACACCTGTCAGAGCAACAAGCCCGGATTGCTCTCGGCCAACTACTCCACGAAGGACATTGGGTATCAATGCAGTTGGCGCTGCTATCAACCGCGGTGAATGTAGCAATGCAGATTTAAGTGAAGAGGAGTTGCAAATGAAGACTAGGAGAGAGATAATGCTTCTTGGCACCCAGCTTGGTAAAACCAGCATCGCGGCATGGGCAAGTAAGAAGGAAGAGGAAAAGGATGCATCGCTTTCTCTCAAGACAGTGTCATCAGACCAATCTGCACAAAATGCAACCGAAGTCCGTGCAGCTGCCTGGGAGGAGGCAGAGAAGGCCAAATACTTAGCAAG GTTTAAACGAGAAGAGATCAAGATTCATGCATGGGAAGATCACCAGAAAGCCAAAATCGAAGCAGAAATGAGAAAAATTGAG GTCGAGGTGGAGAGGATGCGAGCCCGTGCGCAAGACAAGTTGATGAGCAAGCTCGCGTCCACGAGGCACACCGCGGACGAGCAGCGAGCTGCCGCAGAGTCGAAGAGGGACCGCAGCGCCGCGAGGACGGCGGAGCAGGCAGAGCACATCAGGAGAACCGGGAGGATGCCGCCCTCGCTGGGCTGCTGGAACTGGTGCTCGTAG